Proteins encoded in a region of the Polynucleobacter antarcticus genome:
- the hisB gene encoding imidazoleglycerol-phosphate dehydratase HisB — translation MRQADVTRNTSETKIQIVINLDGTGKAELASGVPFLDHMLDQIARHGMIDLKVVANGDTHIDDHHTVEDVGITLGQAIAKAVGDKAGITRYGHSYVPLDETLSRVVIDFSGRPGLEFNVPFTRARVGDFDVDLSIEFFRGFVNHAGVTLHIDNLRGINAHHQIETVFKAFGRALRMALELDPRAAGVVPSTKGSL, via the coding sequence ATGCGGCAAGCCGACGTCACCCGAAACACTTCGGAAACCAAAATTCAAATTGTCATCAATTTAGATGGCACTGGTAAAGCTGAGCTCGCCTCAGGCGTGCCTTTTCTGGATCATATGCTCGATCAAATTGCCCGTCACGGCATGATCGACCTTAAAGTCGTTGCCAATGGCGATACCCATATTGATGATCACCATACGGTTGAGGATGTAGGAATTACCTTGGGGCAGGCCATTGCCAAGGCGGTAGGCGATAAGGCAGGTATTACACGGTATGGCCACTCTTATGTTCCTTTGGATGAAACTTTATCGCGTGTCGTGATTGATTTTTCAGGTCGTCCGGGTTTGGAATTTAATGTTCCCTTTACCCGTGCACGGGTAGGTGATTTTGATGTGGATCTGAGCATTGAGTTTTTCCGTGGTTTTGTGAACCATGCGGGCGTGACATTGCACATCGATAATCTGCGGGGCATTAATGCCCACCATCAAATTGAAACAGTGTTCAAGGCTTTTGGCCGTGCTCTGCGTATGGCTTTAGAGCTTGATCCAAGAGCGGCTGGTGTGGTGCCTTCGACCAAAGGCAGTCTGTAA
- the hisH gene encoding imidazole glycerol phosphate synthase subunit HisH, which produces MAPTIAIVDYGMGNLRSVYQAFHHVAPDANILIANKPEEILAAERVVLPGQGAMPDCMKHLKESGLLEALLEAAKSKPLLGVCVGEQMLFDQSAEVRAEVKTDTNTPWTPCLGLIPGEVRRFDLAEKKLRQADGSAYKVPHMGWNQVRQDRQHPLWSGIPDLTSFYFVHSYYVVPQRQEDIVGSTEYGDWFTSAVAKDNIFATQFHPEKSAEYGLKLYKNFVSWQP; this is translated from the coding sequence TTGGCACCAACCATTGCGATTGTGGATTACGGCATGGGCAACCTTCGTTCCGTGTATCAGGCATTTCATCATGTCGCGCCGGACGCCAATATTCTGATTGCCAATAAACCTGAAGAGATCCTTGCTGCCGAGCGGGTAGTGCTGCCTGGTCAGGGGGCGATGCCCGACTGTATGAAGCATCTCAAAGAGTCTGGCTTACTGGAAGCTTTGTTGGAAGCAGCTAAGAGCAAGCCACTATTAGGGGTTTGCGTCGGAGAGCAGATGCTATTTGACCAAAGTGCTGAAGTACGTGCTGAAGTGAAAACCGATACGAATACGCCCTGGACCCCCTGTTTGGGATTAATTCCTGGAGAGGTACGTCGTTTTGATTTAGCTGAAAAAAAGCTGCGCCAAGCAGATGGCTCTGCCTATAAAGTTCCCCACATGGGCTGGAATCAAGTACGCCAAGATCGTCAGCACCCCTTATGGAGCGGTATTCCGGATTTAACGAGCTTTTACTTTGTGCATAGCTACTATGTTGTGCCACAACGTCAAGAAGACATTGTGGGATCAACAGAATATGGCGATTGGTTTACATCTGCGGTGGCAAAGGATAATATTTTTGCAACGCAGTTTCATCCAGAAAAAAGTGCAGAATATGGTTTGAAGCTTTATAAAAATTTTGTTTCTTGGCAACCCTAA
- the hisA gene encoding 1-(5-phosphoribosyl)-5-[(5-phosphoribosylamino)methylideneamino]imidazole-4-carboxamide isomerase codes for MLLIPAIDLKDGHCVRLEQGDMDKATVFSEDPGAMAAHWISKGARRLHLVDLNGAFAGKLKNESAIKSILKAVGDEIPVQLGGGIRDLETIERLLDDGISTVIIGTAAVKRPGFVQDACTAFPGHIMVGLDARDGKVATDGWSKITGHEVIDLAKKFEDWGVEAIIYTDIGRDGMLKGVNMDATIKLAQAIRIPVIASGGLSNNQDIEALCEAEPEGIMGVIAGRSIYAGDLDLTAAQKYADELTLKFSKKFI; via the coding sequence ATGCTACTAATCCCTGCAATTGATTTAAAAGACGGCCACTGTGTTCGACTCGAGCAGGGTGATATGGATAAAGCTACGGTGTTCTCTGAAGACCCTGGGGCTATGGCTGCACATTGGATTAGTAAAGGTGCGCGACGTTTGCACCTGGTTGATCTAAATGGTGCCTTTGCTGGCAAACTCAAAAATGAGTCTGCAATTAAATCTATCCTTAAAGCAGTCGGAGATGAAATTCCTGTCCAACTCGGTGGTGGCATTCGGGATTTAGAAACCATTGAACGTTTATTGGATGATGGTATTAGTACTGTGATTATTGGCACAGCTGCCGTGAAGCGCCCTGGATTTGTTCAGGATGCGTGCACAGCTTTTCCAGGGCACATCATGGTTGGATTAGACGCGCGTGATGGCAAAGTAGCGACCGATGGTTGGAGCAAGATTACAGGCCATGAAGTGATTGACCTTGCGAAGAAGTTTGAAGATTGGGGAGTTGAAGCCATCATCTACACCGATATCGGGCGCGATGGCATGCTCAAAGGCGTAAATATGGACGCTACGATTAAATTGGCTCAGGCTATTCGGATTCCGGTAATTGCTAGTGGTGGCTTATCTAATAATCAGGATATTGAAGCCTTGTGCGAGGCCGAGCCCGAAGGCATTATGGGTGTAATTGCTGGCCGATCTATTTATGCTGGCGATTTAGATTTAACAGCAGCGCAAAAATATGCGGATGAGTTGACACTCAAGTTTTCTAAGAAATTTATCTAG
- the hisF gene encoding imidazole glycerol phosphate synthase subunit HisF, producing MLTKRIIPCLDVTAGRVVKGVNFVGLRDAGDPVEIARRYDAQGADELTFLDITATSDGRDLILHIIEEVASQVFIPLTVGGGVRVVADVRRLLNAGADKVSMNSSAVINPDLVSDAAAYYGSQCIVVAIDAKKTEAGHWEVFTHGGRTATGKDVVGWAIEVTKRGAGEILLTSMNRDGSKDGFDLELTAAVSDAVSIPVIASGGVGNLQHLVDGITKGHADAVLAASIFHYGEFTVGQAKEYMASQGIPVRL from the coding sequence GTGCTCACAAAAAGAATTATTCCTTGTTTGGATGTCACTGCGGGGCGCGTTGTTAAAGGGGTGAACTTTGTGGGTCTGCGTGATGCTGGTGACCCCGTAGAGATTGCGCGTCGCTATGACGCACAAGGCGCTGACGAGTTAACTTTTTTGGATATTACGGCAACATCGGATGGGCGGGATTTGATCTTGCACATCATTGAAGAGGTTGCCTCTCAAGTCTTTATTCCTTTAACGGTAGGCGGTGGCGTGCGGGTAGTAGCCGACGTGAGGCGTTTACTGAATGCGGGTGCGGATAAAGTCAGCATGAACTCTTCAGCAGTGATTAATCCTGACCTCGTATCGGATGCGGCTGCGTACTATGGTTCGCAATGTATTGTGGTGGCGATTGATGCTAAAAAAACAGAGGCTGGTCATTGGGAAGTATTTACCCATGGCGGAAGAACGGCGACTGGTAAAGATGTTGTGGGCTGGGCAATAGAAGTTACAAAACGCGGCGCCGGTGAAATCTTACTAACGAGTATGAATCGTGATGGTAGTAAAGATGGTTTTGATTTGGAGTTAACCGCTGCCGTGAGTGATGCAGTAAGTATTCCAGTAATTGCCTCAGGCGGAGTCGGTAACTTACAGCATTTGGTGGATGGCATTACTAAAGGCCATGCGGATGCTGTTTTAGCAGCGAGTATTTTTCATTATGGTGAGTTCACCGTTGGTCAGGCAAAAGAATATATGGCTAGCCAAGGAATTCCAGTAAGACTGTAA
- a CDS encoding type II toxin-antitoxin system HicB family antitoxin — MKYPIAIEAGNDTKAWGVIAPDLPGCFSAADSGIDEAIENAKEAIELWIETALDAGKDIPKPSSITDLQKKKEFKGCIWAIAEIDPALLSDDIERVNITLPKRVLARLDAKAKSAGENRSAFIAHMAISA, encoded by the coding sequence ATGAAATATCCCATTGCGATTGAGGCGGGCAACGATACGAAGGCATGGGGCGTGATTGCGCCTGATTTACCTGGATGCTTTTCTGCTGCTGATAGCGGAATTGATGAGGCTATTGAAAATGCTAAAGAAGCAATCGAACTATGGATTGAAACGGCATTAGATGCGGGTAAAGATATACCCAAGCCTAGCTCCATTACCGATCTACAAAAGAAAAAAGAATTTAAGGGCTGCATTTGGGCCATTGCTGAGATTGATCCAGCCCTACTCTCCGACGACATCGAAAGGGTAAACATTACCTTGCCAAAAAGAGTGCTGGCAAGATTGGATGCTAAAGCTAAGTCAGCCGGAGAAAATCGTTCTGCTTTTATCGCCCATATGGCGATTAGCGCCTAA
- a CDS encoding type II toxin-antitoxin system Phd/YefM family antitoxin: MKSIPITVGAFEAKTHLAELLRKVSTGQVVRITQRGKPVADLMPITEEGMQSTSLAAQKMLALMHEAKAQDGIDIKALINAGRD, translated from the coding sequence ATGAAATCAATCCCTATCACTGTTGGTGCATTTGAGGCTAAAACCCATTTAGCGGAGCTGTTGAGAAAAGTAAGTACTGGCCAAGTCGTACGAATTACACAGCGCGGAAAACCTGTTGCAGACTTGATGCCGATCACTGAAGAGGGTATGCAATCAACATCACTAGCAGCCCAAAAAATGCTGGCATTGATGCATGAGGCAAAGGCTCAAGATGGAATTGATATTAAGGCGCTCATCAATGCGGGTAGAGATTAA
- a CDS encoding type II toxin-antitoxin system VapC family toxin has translation MDFVLDNSIVMRWLFDDGGTKDRQYSETILNSIVAGTYTPIAPGIWPLEIANVISRAEAMGQIEEMRSAHFLEIIREMGVTTEPVSQSVCFGGVLHLARAYKLSSYDSAYLELAMRQGIPLATLDKDLIGAMKKVGVPRLLV, from the coding sequence ATGGATTTTGTCCTAGATAACTCTATCGTCATGCGTTGGCTTTTTGATGATGGCGGAACAAAAGATCGCCAATACTCAGAGACTATTTTAAATTCAATCGTAGCCGGTACTTACACACCGATCGCCCCAGGAATCTGGCCACTGGAGATTGCCAACGTTATCTCAAGGGCAGAGGCAATGGGACAAATTGAAGAAATGCGAAGTGCCCATTTCTTAGAAATCATTCGGGAGATGGGAGTAACGACTGAGCCCGTTTCTCAAAGCGTTTGCTTTGGAGGGGTGTTGCATTTAGCCAGAGCTTACAAACTGAGCTCTTATGACAGCGCCTATTTAGAGTTAGCAATGCGTCAAGGTATACCCTTGGCAACTTTAGACAAAGACTTAATTGGCGCCATGAAGAAGGTAGGTGTTCCAAGGCTATTAGTTTAG
- the hisI gene encoding phosphoribosyl-AMP cyclohydrolase encodes MSIFNPIPSLDPGPWLDAVTWNEQGLVPVIAQEVGTKDVLMMAWMNRDALLATLRLGEAVYWTRSRQKLWHKGEESGHIQKVKEIRLDCDGDTILLLVEQKDGIACHTGEHSCFFLQWDSVKSAWVDESTKKHS; translated from the coding sequence ATGAGCATATTTAATCCCATCCCATCTTTAGACCCTGGCCCATGGCTAGACGCTGTAACCTGGAATGAACAAGGTCTTGTCCCGGTGATTGCACAAGAGGTTGGCACCAAAGATGTCTTGATGATGGCTTGGATGAATCGCGATGCGCTTTTAGCAACCTTACGTTTAGGCGAAGCAGTCTATTGGACCCGCTCAAGACAAAAACTGTGGCACAAGGGTGAAGAGTCAGGTCATATCCAAAAAGTGAAGGAAATTCGTTTGGATTGCGATGGCGATACGATTTTGCTATTGGTAGAGCAAAAGGACGGCATTGCTTGTCATACCGGTGAGCACAGCTGCTTCTTTTTGCAATGGGATTCAGTTAAATCTGCATGGGTCGATGAGTCCACTAAAAAGCATTCGTAG
- a CDS encoding antitoxin, producing MMVQTAKIFMNGRSQAIRLPAAFRFDEKEVFIRKDPATGDLILSRKPDNWDGFFLALNQAEIPLGFLSAEERNQGIHNRDPFEGLEE from the coding sequence ATGATGGTCCAAACAGCAAAAATCTTCATGAATGGGCGTAGCCAGGCCATTCGGTTACCAGCAGCCTTTCGTTTTGATGAAAAAGAAGTCTTTATTCGTAAAGATCCGGCTACTGGTGATTTGATTCTTTCACGTAAGCCCGATAACTGGGATGGTTTTTTCCTTGCCTTGAATCAGGCTGAGATCCCACTAGGTTTTTTGTCAGCTGAGGAGCGCAATCAAGGTATTCATAATCGGGATCCTTTTGAGGGCCTGGAAGAGTAA
- a CDS encoding type II toxin-antitoxin system VapC family toxin, which produces MPAKRYMLDTNMVSGLIKQHPNIVRKITSIPMEQLCLSAISEGEILFGLAKKPQAKNLRRVVEEFLKRVDVLGWDSQVAERYGKLRADLELNGVLLGALDVQIAAHALSENTILVTNDQAFKRVKQLKIEDWTQ; this is translated from the coding sequence ATGCCGGCTAAAAGATATATGCTTGACACCAATATGGTGAGTGGCCTGATAAAACAACACCCTAATATAGTGAGAAAGATTACTAGTATTCCTATGGAACAGCTGTGTTTATCGGCTATTTCTGAGGGAGAAATACTATTTGGCTTGGCTAAAAAACCTCAAGCCAAGAACCTTCGTAGAGTAGTGGAAGAATTCTTAAAGCGAGTAGATGTTCTTGGGTGGGATAGTCAAGTTGCTGAGCGTTATGGTAAGTTGAGGGCAGACTTAGAGCTAAATGGGGTGTTATTAGGGGCTTTAGATGTTCAAATCGCAGCGCATGCTTTAAGCGAAAACACCATCTTAGTGACCAATGACCAAGCGTTTAAAAGGGTCAAGCAGTTAAAGATTGAAGATTGGACGCAGTAA
- a CDS encoding phosphoribosyl-ATP diphosphatase: MNKANTVPADLNRSLAHLADVVDQRRDAFKAGQADPKTSYTALLFSKGDDGILKKIGEEATEAVMAAKDARHANLAPEQQKLLVGEMADLWFHCLIALSQFGLRPEDVVGELERRLGTSGIEEKAARKANGND; this comes from the coding sequence ATGAATAAAGCCAATACAGTACCAGCAGATTTAAATAGGTCTTTAGCCCATTTGGCTGACGTAGTAGATCAGCGCCGTGATGCATTTAAGGCAGGCCAAGCTGACCCCAAGACTTCCTATACTGCTTTGCTCTTTTCTAAGGGCGACGATGGGATTTTGAAGAAAATTGGTGAGGAAGCTACCGAAGCAGTCATGGCGGCTAAAGATGCCCGTCATGCCAATTTAGCCCCTGAACAGCAGAAGCTTCTGGTTGGAGAAATGGCGGATTTGTGGTTCCACTGTTTAATAGCCCTTTCTCAGTTTGGTTTACGCCCAGAAGATGTTGTTGGTGAATTAGAGCGTCGTTTAGGCACATCCGGTATTGAAGAAAAGGCTGCCAGAAAGGCCAATGGCAATGATTGA
- a CDS encoding histidine triad nucleotide-binding protein yields the protein MIEQSKSVAHDPNCLFCKISEGSIPSQKVYEDEEIYAFKDINPAAPVHFLIIPRKHMPMLESAESQDAPLLGRMMELAPRLAKEQGCRPGKDGGFRLMVNNGADGGQEVFHLHLHVMGGPRPWNK from the coding sequence ATGATTGAGCAAAGCAAATCTGTGGCGCATGACCCCAATTGCCTCTTTTGTAAGATTTCTGAGGGCTCAATCCCCTCACAGAAGGTCTATGAGGATGAAGAAATCTATGCATTTAAGGACATAAACCCTGCTGCCCCAGTACATTTTTTGATTATCCCTAGAAAGCACATGCCCATGCTGGAGTCTGCAGAAAGCCAGGATGCCCCATTGCTAGGTAGAATGATGGAATTAGCACCACGGCTTGCCAAAGAACAGGGTTGTCGTCCGGGTAAGGATGGCGGCTTTAGATTGATGGTGAATAATGGTGCAGATGGTGGGCAGGAGGTCTTTCACTTGCATTTGCATGTGATGGGCGGTCCGCGCCCCTGGAATAAATAA
- the tatA gene encoding Sec-independent protein translocase subunit TatA, with protein MGSFSIWHWVIVLVIVMLVFGTKKLRNIGTDLGGAVKGFKDGMKAPEEAKTETTEQIPQNAAATTTAAASAEKTVDVQAKDVK; from the coding sequence ATGGGCTCATTTAGCATTTGGCATTGGGTGATTGTTTTGGTGATTGTGATGTTGGTATTCGGGACTAAGAAGTTACGTAATATCGGCACCGATTTAGGTGGTGCAGTGAAGGGCTTCAAAGATGGCATGAAAGCCCCTGAAGAAGCTAAAACTGAAACCACAGAACAAATCCCACAAAATGCAGCTGCCACAACTACTGCCGCAGCCTCTGCAGAAAAAACTGTAGATGTCCAAGCTAAAGACGTGAAGTAA
- the tatB gene encoding Sec-independent protein translocase protein TatB — protein sequence MIDLGVSKLALIAVVALIVVGPDRLPKVARMAGNLFGRMQRYMADVKSEVSRQMEVEEFKKLREESTAAFKEVETSLQSTVQEAGGNLSDQADVYGSHLNTLPLDAKEVLAKSTRQGRKSWGVRRAARPTWYKHSTGVRTRVQSGAARMKRFQYSANNT from the coding sequence ATGATTGATCTTGGAGTTTCAAAGCTCGCACTCATCGCGGTAGTGGCTCTGATTGTCGTCGGTCCTGATCGTTTACCGAAGGTCGCTCGCATGGCGGGTAATTTATTTGGACGGATGCAGCGTTATATGGCTGATGTTAAATCTGAAGTCAGCCGCCAAATGGAAGTGGAAGAGTTTAAAAAGCTCCGCGAAGAAAGTACTGCTGCTTTTAAAGAGGTGGAGACAAGCCTGCAATCAACCGTGCAAGAGGCTGGTGGAAATTTAAGCGATCAAGCAGATGTCTATGGCAGCCACTTAAATACACTCCCGTTGGATGCCAAAGAAGTGCTTGCTAAATCAACCCGTCAGGGCCGCAAGAGTTGGGGTGTCAGACGTGCAGCAAGACCTACTTGGTATAAGCACTCTACTGGGGTACGAACCCGTGTTCAGTCAGGCGCTGCCAGAATGAAGCGCTTTCAGTACAGCGCCAACAATACGTAA
- the tatC gene encoding twin-arginine translocase subunit TatC produces the protein MPDTNAAEDSGLQESFLSHLYELRDRVIKSAIAIIGVFLCLVYWAPDIFHLFAQPLLKALPVGAKMIVTDVTGSFFVPMKVTMLVSFLIALPVVMYQLWAFIAPGLYQHERTLIVPLVISSYSLFLVGMSFAYFLVFPTVFEFMASYNAPLGAEMSTDIDKYLSFAMTTFLAFGITFEVPVVVVVLVRMRIVTLEKLREIRPYVIVGAFVIAAIVTPPDVLSQLLLAIPMTILYELGLIVARFYVPKPADDESDEGNTTDKGNAADKNNAPDKDNAADKGNTAN, from the coding sequence ATGCCCGATACTAACGCTGCCGAAGATTCAGGCTTACAGGAATCTTTTCTTTCGCATTTATATGAGTTGCGTGATCGCGTCATTAAATCGGCGATTGCTATTATTGGTGTTTTCTTGTGCCTGGTGTATTGGGCGCCCGATATTTTTCACTTATTTGCTCAGCCACTCTTAAAAGCATTACCGGTTGGTGCCAAGATGATTGTGACCGACGTCACGGGCTCCTTCTTTGTCCCGATGAAAGTCACCATGCTGGTGTCCTTCTTAATTGCATTGCCGGTAGTAATGTATCAGTTGTGGGCTTTTATTGCACCTGGCCTTTATCAGCATGAGCGTACCCTGATCGTGCCACTCGTTATTAGCAGTTACAGCCTCTTTCTGGTTGGTATGTCTTTCGCATATTTCTTAGTCTTCCCCACCGTATTTGAATTTATGGCCAGTTACAACGCCCCACTGGGCGCAGAGATGTCGACGGATATTGATAAATATCTCAGTTTTGCCATGACGACATTTTTAGCATTCGGCATTACTTTTGAAGTGCCAGTCGTCGTAGTAGTCCTAGTACGCATGCGGATAGTAACTCTAGAGAAGTTACGAGAAATCAGACCCTATGTGATTGTCGGTGCCTTTGTCATTGCCGCCATTGTGACTCCGCCGGATGTACTCTCACAGTTATTACTCGCCATACCAATGACGATACTGTATGAACTCGGATTAATCGTGGCGCGCTTTTATGTGCCTAAGCCTGCTGATGACGAAAGCGATGAAGGCAATACAACTGACAAAGGTAATGCCGCTGACAAAAATAATGCCCCAGATAAAGATAATGCAGCGGATAAAGGAAATACTGCAAATTAA
- a CDS encoding tetratricopeptide repeat protein, producing MKLQPKDETLSSLWKAWVSNQNEAALVQAAELGLTAAKLTLGLRLAQPKKKLQDIGNVVKATTFAKSNISLKKAAYWLEMAAKDGDRNAWFALGEIYRRPQFSGYSAAESDRCFDMAADLGHAQAQFRRGANLWRKREKIEEKVRGLQASYWIWQAHQQGVAEAKELLSKVLENVSNTDVNEWHSLATHAHRVLNHYAEHQLDQEWILMCHRFIIANQFHLSKAEMLLCEVSQLQHEHCIVVDIRHELPKILPRLIQIDTTQQRRSLLSAGKVFAGSEPEQEGNLRQRRYRFDRLSEWLNTTFSENHTAV from the coding sequence ATGAAGTTGCAGCCTAAAGATGAGACTCTGTCCTCGCTTTGGAAGGCTTGGGTCTCTAATCAGAATGAGGCCGCTCTTGTGCAGGCCGCTGAACTTGGACTGACTGCAGCTAAATTGACACTAGGTTTGCGCTTGGCACAGCCTAAAAAAAAATTGCAAGATATAGGCAATGTTGTCAAAGCTACTACTTTCGCTAAATCTAATATCTCGCTTAAGAAGGCTGCCTATTGGTTAGAGATGGCAGCAAAAGATGGTGACCGTAATGCGTGGTTTGCGCTTGGTGAGATTTACCGTCGTCCCCAGTTTTCTGGATACAGCGCCGCAGAAAGTGATCGCTGTTTTGATATGGCTGCAGATTTAGGTCATGCCCAAGCGCAGTTTCGGAGAGGTGCTAATTTATGGCGCAAGCGCGAAAAGATCGAAGAAAAAGTACGCGGTCTACAAGCCTCTTATTGGATCTGGCAGGCACACCAACAAGGGGTAGCTGAAGCAAAAGAACTCCTCTCTAAAGTCTTAGAGAATGTCAGCAATACCGATGTGAATGAATGGCATAGTCTAGCCACTCATGCACATAGAGTGCTCAATCATTATGCCGAGCATCAACTAGATCAGGAATGGATCTTGATGTGCCATCGCTTCATCATTGCCAATCAATTTCATTTGAGCAAAGCGGAGATGCTACTTTGCGAGGTCAGCCAGCTACAACATGAGCATTGCATTGTGGTGGACATTCGGCATGAACTGCCAAAAATATTACCCCGACTTATTCAGATTGATACGACTCAGCAGCGCCGCTCTCTATTATCAGCAGGCAAAGTATTTGCGGGTAGTGAACCAGAACAAGAAGGTAATTTACGACAAAGACGTTATCGCTTTGATCGTCTGAGTGAGTGGCTCAATACTACTTTTTCAGAAAATCACACTGCTGTTTAA